In the genome of Lactuca sativa cultivar Salinas chromosome 3, Lsat_Salinas_v11, whole genome shotgun sequence, the window GTTGTATTAAAAATGATCACCACCTCATCCCCGCCGGTGTTCCTCCCAGGCTTACCACAGGCCACCGTGCAAGGGTGGCTGTAGGGTGTGTTGTTGCAACCTGTTAAGGGTAAGGGTTAAGGTTGTCAAGAGATATTTCTTTTTAAAAGCCTTTTTATAGCATTAAACTTTTCTTGGTGGTTTAACCACCATGTCACCACCgtggaccaccaaaacatcaccACCGAACCACCATGAGGTGGATGGTTCTGATTATTCCTTATTCCAGCCTTAATGATTAGATTTagggcttaatgggttaagttgcACACTTAACCCTACGTGATAGTTATGATTTTATGTAAGAAAAGTCCTTAATTTTAAGCCCTCATTTAGccaagctcttaatccattaagctacTCTGGTTAGGCTATAAAAGTACCCACTTAGGAGAAAAGGCTACAATGATTATTATGCAACATGAAACGTTCGGTGaatgaactcaaacaataactaCTAATGTATCAAACACTTCTTTGGTTCTGGAattttttggagcataagggtattttggaataTGCTTTGGGAAACTTTCTTActgataaatatatataatattggaATATGCTTATATAAAAGTATCAACTTCGTGAGAAAATATATCTAGCTTATTCCAACTCATAAATCTAATATAACATTGGAATGTTTTGtgaaacttatttttttaaaagtaggtttgtattataatttaatgctttgagatttttaaattttttttttttttttaaattcgaaTATGGTTGAAGTGATTTTAGGAGGTTTTGGAGCATTAGGGTATTTTGGTCCAAAATAAAAAGGAAagtatttttgagaaatttttttatttcaataaaTGAGTATCatggaagtttttttttttttttttttgaaatttgaaCTCTTACATTGCTGGTGTGCATGTTGTGTTCATGTATGTTTGGTCCTTTATAAAAATTTGAtagtttttggaatttttttttaaataaaagagtGTAACAAAGATgattccttttattttttttcctaactatactttttaaaactttttttttcattaaaagaGTAACAGTACCGATTTCTTTTTtcgaaaagttttttttttaaaatttttaatttgatCTCTTAGGTTGCTGATGTACATGTGTTGTGCGTGTAATATATGCATGTAATGTTTTGTATTTTTGGTCTTATTTTAGCTTTATACTTTGATAATCTTCATATTTCACCAATGTATTTCGATTTGCTAAGTTGCCTACCCGTATAATACATGAATTTCTAAcctagtaaataaataaaaaagatagGGTGTTATCATCCAAAATATATTAATACACACATATCATCTTTCCCATCTTTTGCTTCCACAGTTCTAAAAGGTATGGTGTTCCTATCGTCCATGGCATCCAAGAAGTCCAAAAGTGAAGAATATCCTGCATTTACGGTTGGTTCCTTCTAAAATATATATCGAAAGTGCCTCTGTGTGTGTAAAGCCacccatatattatatatatgatcatGAAATCTGTTTTGTTCCTATTATTGCATATGCAGAACTTCACCATTAAAGTGGACGTTGAAGGTTCCTGGGCCAAGACAGTCAAAAAGGTATTGAACAGTGTTCAAGGTATGTACGATGTAAAGCCACCCATATATtccaaaccattcaaaaaactccaatcatgttttgtctgttcaaaaaaacccaacgaacttaaccTTTTGTCTAAAAAGTCCAACAAAGTTCTAAACCGTTCAGAAAAttccaattttgttttgtttaagttcgttgggttttttttttaaCAGTCAAAACATGATTGGAGTTTTTTTAAACGTTTTGGAAACTTTGTTGGCCTAACAAGTCATTTTATCGATACAGTAATAAGCCACGTCATCTGTTTCTCTTATTTGACTTTCAGGAAAGTGTAACTTAGTTgggctttttagacaaaatgttaagtttgttgggtttttttgaacagacaaaacatgattgaggttttttgaacggtttggaaaCGTCGTTGGGCtttcaagtcattttcccttttctACTCATTCATTCTAGAACACAATtagttattaattaattaatcatgtttttctcCTTAAAGATTGTCGATTGATAGTTTGTTGTTGTTGGTGAAATTAAGGTGTAACTAATTTCAGAATGGAGAACAACGGGAACGTTAACATTTCAGGATACATCGATCCAATCTTACTTCTGAAATGTCTGGAGAAAGCAGGAAAAACAGCAGAGATAGTACATTGGCAATATGGAGAATGCTCAAGGAACCTGTTTGAGAAGCCAAAATTGCCTTCGCCCTCGGTTAATAACAACAACTTATATCTACCAGGTTACGAAGGCTATAATAACAATGGTTATTATGGTTATAATTATAATAACGGGTATGGGTATGGGTATGGGTATCCCCCTAATTACAGGAGGAGCAACTATGTCTTCAACCATCTAGAATGTTCAGGGAATGCTTCTGACTGTTCTGGACATCATATGCGAAACCCAAACACTCCCAATAAAtcgtcatcatcttcttcttcgtctaAAACTCAGTTCCAAAAGCCTGCGTCTGGTCACATTGGCAACCATCCTACATGCTGCAGTTTGATGTGAAGAATTTcttgaaaatatgtttttgtgtACTTAATGTTTGAATGTGACTATGGTTTGGTGTGGTGTAGCGGGGTTATATTTTTTTAcccaaattttcattttcaacttttGACAACAGGAGGAAATATTTTAAGGTGGATGTTTGCAAATTGGTTTTTAAGGTAAACGACCAGTGAGTATTTGTTGTCTTGGAATATATTTTGGGGATGTTGCCAAGCTTTGTGAGGTGAATGCTTCTTTTTGTCCGGATTCTTTAGAAGGAATAATGTGATCAAGAACTTCATATGTATATGATAACCAAAAATGAGAGATTAAtccattttctttatttcttcactttaaaacataaaaatatttaaCAGCCTTCATGATAATATACAATAAAATAAGAAGAAACACCCACCAAAAAGCATGTCAATTACTTTGTCCACCTGTGTTTTGCCTTCAACACCCGCCTAAAAGCTCCTCTCTATGAAGAACCTCTTTTGTGTTTAACATGTTATCAATAGCATTCGAGCCACAGATAGAATTGATTCCAATTTAATTTGTTGCTGGGATACCTAATAATCAGATATTATAACAGAATGCAATGATAAAATAAACTTGACagaacatatataaatatatcaaaatacttaaaaaaaatagttaataaAGATATAATGGTAATAtaagaaattataaaaatatgaaatactttaataaaaaatatttgatacagaaaatgatgagagattcgttaagatttggtaaaataaataaatgtgacTTGGCAAACTCTAAGTTTTAGAAAATACAATGATATAGTAATACGCAGGCAAGGCAAGTTATTAATAGGGATATTTGAGTATTATAAGACACTTAAAACAATTTAGCAAATTCTGCATTAAGtccaaataataaacacatatataatTTACCAAATCAACTCAAATATTTATTTGTCGgttccaaaaaaataaataaataaataaatgaagtaTTTTCCCATTAAGTTCATTAAGTCGGAAATAAATACCTTTTATTGGATCCATTTATTCCACAATCACAGAGCCTAATGTCTTAACATGTTCAAATTCTACTCACTTTTTAGAGGGACAACAATGAAAGCGCATCAGTATGCTAGCGTTCCTAATTCCAAGTCTACTCAATCAAGTTTACCTTTTCAAATCTTAAAGTTCCCACTGTTTCCTACAAGATTTGTCACCTACCTTTTAAATCATGAGAGTCATTATCACAGTTTATGTATATACTAAATggcattaaaaaaaacaaatcttgaattgttgataCTAACCTTAAAAGCTTTTAGGACACCATTATGACATAAGAATCTTGGTTTCCTATCAGCCGGCTTCAAGATTTGAAAAGGATACATCGCAAGTCATCACCAGCCTAGCTGGTTGTGATGCATCTTGGGTTATAGGCCTCAGTGGGTGAGGTCAAGAGTTCGATTCTTGGCTGAACACATTTGGGGGAATTTCTCTGGATTGGCGTGGGTTCGATTCTTCGTTCCCTTTGGTGGTGAGTGGTGCCCCTCTTGGCCCGCCAGGCATTTCTGATCCATCAGATCGGGTTACCCTCTATCTATTTGCCGGTTAAAAAAAAGGACCCATCAAACTTTCATCAATACTCATCATCAGACCCACATTATCAAATTCACCACAATAATTTGCGGCAGAAAAAATAGTCACAAGCTCCCTATCTGCAAAAACTCATACCCATCTTCCATAACGTACCCAAAAACCAACATAACGTTAGAATCAATAATTACAAATCAATTAGAACTCTAAAAAAACGAATTAAGAAACATGAGAAAACATTGAAATCGTCACCTGATGTGCAGTGTTGATGATACCTGAAAAGAAAAACATGAAATCGCCCAAACCCCCCAAAAGGATTTTGTTCCAGAAAGCCGTTCAGACAAAGATTAATATCACGAAGAAAGAGAGGAAAAGGATGGCCCAGGAAAGGGAATCCGGGAGTAGATTACTGAAGAGGAAAGACGGGTTAAAATGTATACCAATGGGGCGTGATAGAATGAAAGAGTACAAAGCTGCAAACCTAAAGGAATTGAATCCAGTCGTGTTGGATAATCCTCAAGTTTTGGTGGAAAAAAACGAAGGTGATGGCAGCGAAGATGAAATTGATGAAGGTGAATAAGTTAATTTTTTCTAACTTATTTTTCAAGTCGTTGGAAAATAAGTCAGAAAAAAATAAGCTTATAAAAataagctcgaaaaataagcCAATAATAAGCTTTACCAAACACCCTCTGAATAGAAACGTAAGTAACATAAAATTACAAAACACAAAACAAAGAAGAAAGATACAGAAGAAGCTACCTGAAGAATACACTCGGCGAAGGGAAATTAGAGGCGAGAACGGGTACCATGAGAAGTGGTGAAGGGACTGATGGTGGCGATGGTCATGGTAGTGGTCGGTGATGACGATTGTGATGAAGGTGAAACAGTGGCGTATGTGGGTGGATAAAGGGGGGGAGAATGTGAGTGCTAGTTTTGAATCGATTTAGGAGGAGCTATAAGAGGAAGCGGTGGAAAAGAAAGGTTCGAGAAGTAGCATCTGAGAGGGTAAGGTAGAATCAGAAGAATCGAGAGATGAGACGGTGGAAACCCGACGTAAAAACATGATCGGAAGAGGTGACTCAGCGTGAAATAAATGGGCTAAGGGCTTAATCAGGGACAACAGTGTCATTTTTATtcgaaaaaacatcataaatggtccctgtggtttccctAAATCAAAAGTTTAGTCCCCGTCGTTTAGAAACGTCATAGCTAGTCCatatgctttcaaaacttttgacgattggtccttattgctaactccgttaagttttgtcTGTTAACTGAATGACATTCCCGTCATTTCACTACCACGGGGactatttatgatgttttctcttatttttttataaaaaattaaatataattatttaatttaatatataaaaggTCTCTCTCTCATACTCATTTTGAATGAACCACTGTAAACTAGAACCATCTTTATGCTAATCTAACACATATAAACACCATATAAATTAGAACTCGAGCATAATTTAAAGCTTGCATTCCATCTCGTCTTGTTTCTGCTAGAGCTGATGACGATTTTGAAGCTTACATTCAAAATTGAAGCTTACATCATAATATCAGTTCAATGGCTTACACCCAAAATCCATTGTTGTTCACGACTTTTTTACACAAATCAACACACGTGGTCGATTCAGAGTGAAAAAAATGAGAAATTTGCCCAAATCCTTTAGCATAAAGATCTTCACGCCCACCTGGATGATTGATCGAGTGAGTAACAATTTTACTGTAACTGGGTATCGTAGTCGTTTTTATGGGGATTTTCAATGGGTTCAAGAACCctatttcttcttcttcctctataTGTTATATCAAAGATCATAGATTTGCAGAGGGTTTAATTTTGAGAGAGTGAGTATGTTCATATGTTTGATTTTCTacaggaagaaggaagaagatgGGTATGTTCGTATGTTCGTAtgggatgagagagagagagagagaggggtagGTGGGTGGTGAGGATGGATTTCATATTCAGTGAGAAGTGATGGATTTCAAGGTCCGATGATGATGATCCTTGCGGAGGTTTAACAACCATTGGAAAAAATAAATGTGGTTGGGGATGAGATGGAGAATACGAGAGAGGCTAAATAGGGAGGAAATAGACGAGAGGTGATAATCGGTGGTGGTTATGGTGTTGCCGGAAAAAAAATGGAGGTGTAGGGGTTCATTTCCACAAATCTGATTTAGGCTTGCTGATAGGAAGGGATGTCGGTGGATCTGTGAGTTTTGATCAGGGTAAGGGCATGAAATCATGTACCTTGGTCGATGGCATCCGAAGATGGTGGTGGCGAAAGGTGGTGATGGCG includes:
- the LOC111919164 gene encoding uncharacterized protein LOC111919164, giving the protein MVFLSSMASKKSKSEEYPAFTNFTIKVDVEGSWAKTVKKVLNSVQGVTNFRMENNGNVNISGYIDPILLLKCLEKAGKTAEIVHWQYGECSRNLFEKPKLPSPSVNNNNLYLPGYEGYNNNGYYGYNYNNGYGYGYGYPPNYRRSNYVFNHLECSGNASDCSGHHMRNPNTPNKSSSSSSSSKTQFQKPASGHIGNHPTCCSLM